One Arachis hypogaea cultivar Tifrunner chromosome 2, arahy.Tifrunner.gnm2.J5K5, whole genome shotgun sequence genomic window, ACATGAAACTGTTTGAGACCAATTGCAAATCTCACACAACCCTAATATTGGAAGCACACTTGTTACCATATCAATGATTTGTGTCTCATTAGTGAAAACCTTACCCAAATTTCTCCTCACAAACATTAAGAAAATGAACGCTATGACTCCAAATGTTAATGCTATGATAAAACCTATTATTGCACTTCTCCTTGCCTTGGTGGGTTCACTTGCACCTAAAGAGTGACCAATTCTTGTTGTCAATGCAATGCTTAGAGAAAATGGAAACACATAAAGAAACCCTAGAGTTTGAATTAGGATCCCCATAGTCGCAACCGTCGCTTGGGGGTTGCGTAATAGGCCGCATAGAAAGAGCATGATCTCGTACCACCACCACTCGAGGCAGACCGAGACGCAACTAGGCAATGCCAAGCTTAGCAAAGGCTTCCATCCATGAAATATTGAGAAAAAGGAAGTTCCTTGCCAGGGTTTCAATGGCTTCTTTGAGAAAAATAGATAGCTCAACAACCCTAATATCATGTTAATGGAATTCAATCCAGTGGCTAGGGCAATTCCCTTGACTCCTAAGTTCAAGTGTATAGCCAAGAAATAATTGATTGGTAGGTGCAAAACTGCGGCACAAGAAGCAACCACGGTTATTGGCGTGGCTAAACCTTGTGTCCTTAGAAAAGTTCTCAAAGGATTAAGGTGCGCTTGTGCTAGTAGCTCTGGAATTGAGAATAGCATGAAAACTTGTGCAACTTTTGTGACTTGTGGATCTTGACCTAACATTTGAAGGACTGGTCCCATGTTTAGCCATAATATTGAAATTGGTATGGAAACAACTAAGAGCAAGCATGTTACCCTAAGAAATGTTTGATTTAGAAGTGAATATCTCTTAGCTCCATATGCTTGGCAACAAATTGGGTCCATTCCCATGGTTAGACCCTTTAGAACCGAATTCGCAGTGATGTTGGCAAAACCAAGTGCTAATGACCCTCCAGCTAACTCCACTTTCCCTTGGTGACCCAAGAACAACATGGAAATAACAGATCTTGAATATATCATCAGGCTAGTCATTATTATGGGAAATGAAATCTTAATAATTGATTGCAACTCTTCTTTCACCTGCAACCAATTGTGTTTGAATTTGTCATCAATATATACTAATAACATTGTGCatataatttcattttaatttatctatTTCACATTGTTCAGCCTTAttttataggtttaattattctgtgaattttcaattagatctatatacttttttttttcaattgatcgTCCCCATATTATATCAGATTTTGCAATTATGTCCCTATCGTGATAAAAAACACTgtaattaacagaatattctgttaaacaaAACGAATATACCTAACACTTAACTGAATATTTTATATAGTTTAAcataatattctgttaatttcaaCGTTTTTGTTACGATAGGAACTtagttacaaaatctgatatggtatatagggacttaattgaaaagaaaaaaaagtatagagagaaaccaacagaataattaaacctattttatgTCATATATGATTCTCAATTTAAGAGTCTATGTATAGTATATTAGATTCAATATTACTAATAAAAAATCATCATAATATTGTTCATTATAAGGTTGAAATTTGATAAAGTAACCTATTAGTCCTAACATTTGGCAAtttctatttaaaatataaaattgtttATGTATatgctttctttttccttttttttctgcaGTTTAACTCATAAGCAAAAGGCATGTGAGGGAATTATAAACCAAAGCTAGCTATAATATGCCTTTATATAGTAAAAATTTGATCTTTAGAATGAAAAAAATGCTCATGattaatatgatataaaaataggTTTTGTTAACAAGTATCTTATTAAGAGAACTTCATAAGgtgtttaatatataaaaaaaaattattaagagaAGAAAGATCTATTAACACCAAATAgttaaaaaagagagaaaatgtaaagtaaaaatttatgtatttcaTAGAATCCCTATTAATGATacgaaaataatttgaaattttcaataaatatattatatatttattgaaaaaattaagcGTGTTCATTCTTGCTAAGTTTAACAAGTGCCTTTAAAACATTGTTTAGGTAAAAATCTTGTCAAAGAAGGACTAGCTCGCTAGATGAACTATATAAGATTCAAAATGAGAGGTGCCAAATGAAAAACAGGACTATTATTGGAGATTCTTTATTTATATTGAACTTGATTGTGGGTATTTTGGTCAAATGAAATGGCTTTACcctattattttcttaaaaaataaacgaaattttttttataaatgatggatatttttctaaataaaaaagcATGTCCTAATGTTCTTAATTGTATAGATAATAACCATTATGTAAATTTTATCAAACTCTAACTAATCTAATAAGTTGCATATTCAATAGCAGTGTAGTTTGCAAATTAAGTGAAGGAATCACGTGAGAGAGGAAGTTAATTACAAACCTCGGAGAGAGAGAGATTAGGGAGAAGAGCAATGAGGTGATTATGGAAGTGGCAAAGAAGGCCATGAATGAATGATAATAAGCCATTGTTGGAAGCTGCTTCATTACCACTTTCTCTTCCTCTCATGATTATTATTCTCTCTTCATTGTTGTGATAATCTCTTCCAACATCAACACCATAGTGTCACCATTTATATCTCCTCGAGATTCAGCACCAGTGCGCATGATGTTTTCTCCCCAAGCTAGCTTGATatgaaaaacttaaaattaaaataataataatgataatgctATTAAATAACTCTTATTAGTTAAtaaagagagaataatagaatatTCCTATATTTTTCAACATTTTTATAGTCAGTAATGCTCCACATACAAGTCTTACAAATTGGGGCAAATTCAACAGAAGTTACGCTCATCACAAAAGCGTGTTAACATGCGCATTACGTTTTCAAAGCGCTCATTTaccattatgaacgactcttcttcttctatcttgaTGAAAACCACAACTGTCATTTTTTCTTcgcgtttctcctcctcctccccttcttccttcttcttctccttcttctttgtatttttccttctttttttttgcgtatttcatcttcatcgtcgtatttctcctccttcttcttttaattttgcaatattatgtatttttttcttctttatttgattttttcctcctaaaaagaattatgagaatatgaaataagaagatgaagaagaagaaacagcagaagacgaggaggaagaggaagagttctgaattatgcagaacttatcagaataataatacacccaaatatcttcgttttacatccaaatttgttgcaaatacaGAAATAAGTTATACTacgtgtacaaatagcattttggtacagaaaaatattttctctaaagctgcatttttttcttcttcttcttttccttatttctttctttctttcaattaaATGAATGTAAATTTAccatctttcaagtaattttacagcattatgtgtttcttcttcttctttgtttgatttttttgtttttattcttattaagagagtaaaacaagaagaaacttaagaaggtaaaccaaaaagaaaaagatgataagaaaaagaagaagaagaagatagtgatgatgataaaaataaacaaaaccaacagaagatgaagaagaggaagaagaagagttctgaattatgcagaacttatcagaacaaaaatacacccaaaattccttaaaatatacccaaatatctttgtgttacacccaaatttactgcaaatacagaaatgagttatgctacgtgtacactaaaatcaaccaccaaagtcagccaccagtataaaatatatactgtaatacaaatatatattgaaaataaattaaaccacacatgtatttatacacaaatatattggtagttgattttagtgtacaaatattttgtatagaaaaatattttctctaatacttcatttttttcttcttcttttccttatttctttctttcttttagttaaatgaatagttaaatgaatgtaaattcttcctcttccaagtaattttgcagcattatgtatttctttttcttctttatttgattttttcttattattattaagagagtaaaacaagaagaaacttgaaaagataaaaaaaaaagataaataagaaaaagaagaagaagaagatggtgatgatgataaaaaaaagaaccagcagaagatgaggaggaggaagaagaagagttctgaattatgcataacttatcagaataaaaatacatccaaaattcCTTAAagtacacccaaatatcttcattttacacccaaatttgctgcaaatatagaaatgagttatgctatatgtacactaaaatcagccaccaaagtaagctattaatataaaatacatactggaatataaatatacattgaaaataaattaaaccacacatgtatttatacacatatacattggtggctaattttagtgtacaaatagcatttttgtacagaaaaaGATTTCCTCTGAtgctgtattttttcttcttctttttcttatttctttctttcttttagttaaatgaatgtaagctcattatttttcaagtaattttgggacattatgtgtttcttcttcttctttgtttgattttttttttcttgttaagagagtaaaataagaagaaatttgagaaggtaaaacaaaaaaaaaagatgaataaaagaaaaaagaagaagaaaatagtgatgatgatgaaaaaaaaaagaagcagcagaagatgaggagaaagaagagaaagagttctaaattatgcaaaacttatcataataaaaatacacccaacatttcttaaaatacactcaaatatttttgtgttacacccaaatttcttcgttttacacccaaatttgctgcaaatacaaaaATGCTGcatgtatactaaaatcaaccaccaaagtcatccaccagtataaaatacatactggaatacaaatatacattgaaaataaattaaaccacacatatatttatatacaaatacattgtTGGATGATTTTAATGGTTTTAGTGTACCAATAGcatttttatatagaaaaatattttttttaatgctgcattttttcttcttcttcttcttcttttccttatttctttctttcttatagttaaatgaatgtaagtccATCCTCTTACAAGTAATTTTGGagtattatgtattttttcttcttttttgtttgatttttttatttttattcttattaagagagtaaaacaagaagaaacttgagaaggtaaaacaaaaagaaaaagatgaataagaaaaaaagaagatggttatgatgataaaaaaaacgAAACAACACCAAAAGAtgatgaggaagaagaggaagaggaagagttttgaattatgcagaacttattagaataaaaatacacccaaatatcttcatgtTAAACCCAAATATCGTcattttacacccaaatttactacaaatacagaaatgagttatgctacgtgtacactaaaattagccacaaaagtcaaccactaatataaaatatatacttaaatacaaatatacattgaaaataaattaagccacacatatatttatacacaaatacattggtggctgattttattgtacaaatagcatttttgtacagaaaaatattttctctaatggtgcattttttcttctgaattgaaccacacctcaaccacttgattggatttaaaacaataaaaggaGGAGAAGACTTGTATGAGAAAAATACTTGTATGTGGAGAACAAACTGCTCAAAAACACCACAGAGGAGCTGcaaaatacaccatattaaaacaagcataaactatagaatgcaaatacaactataaaaccatcataaaaactgacaaaaatcaaattcatgaatcatcattaaatagaaactaaaacaattcaactaaaataataaGACAATTCACCCTTAGTGAGATAAAAAGttataaactgtaaatacacccaaattttCCTGAAATATACCCAAATATTCCTGATTTATACCCGAACGtctgatataaaatataaaaaattcatcAGAACTggtacattagattcaattcaaacaagAAATAATAAACAGCAAATTTCACAAACAAAGTTCACGtattattcagctacacaatcATAAACTACTGACTGGATTTAAATTCAGATTCAATTATTAACTGGAATTAAACCACATCTTAGGAACTTCattggattcaaattcaaaatccactttgtctggttcagctgacaatctgaagttgaaaaaggagaagagagagaaaaacgtaCGAAAAAGATCGAAGAGAGAATGTAAAAAAACACATAATGAATTCAAAAAAAGAAACGaaattctttgaaaaaaaaagttatatattcGCGCATTGATTGATTAGAAAATTTGTTAAGAAGCGCGTGAAACATACGTGCCATAAGTTATATAATAAAAAAGCTTGTACGTGGAGATTAATTCTTTTATAATTTATGGATCTAATGACAATTCAATTCTATAATAAACTTTTACATATAAAAATGAGACCATTATTTTCGAACAAAGTAATTATGtcaaagtgaaaaataaaaagaaataagtgAATATATTGGTGATACAAATAATCttgaaatgttaaatttaatataaatataatatataaatgttCAAACTTGAAATTAAATACCCTAGAAAACAAAAACTATAAATTCTTATTCTAGTGATGATCTTAGATTTATAAAAAAAGGAATAAACATGTCTTAAAAgggatgaaaattaaataataaaaaagttactGTTTCCTTTTTAAATGATTTAATGCATAAAAGACAACGAGATACCACATAAAgacctaactttaaaaaaaaaaagaccaaacATTTACATTTACATTTACATTGGTAGTTTGGCACCTGAAGAAAGATTTGTACGGACACTACTGCCCTGAAGAATGTTGTCAACCTTAGCTAGTTGCACATCTAACTCTTTCAAAAGATTCTTGATCCATTAAATTTCTGCCTCACAAGTCGCCCAACTCCTGAACTTAGTTTCTATAGAGGATCTATTTATAGTTATCTGCTTCCTACAAGACCATGAAATTAAGTTAGttcttaagaaaataaaaaaatattgaaactGATTTTCGATCCTCTTAGTATTCTGTAATCAGTGTATTTACACAGAATCAATCCATCCTCTTTGGTGGCTTGCAAgtattttaaaattcttttaacaACTTTCCAATATGCAATTAATGGACAATATATGAATTGGTTGACTTTGTTCACAGTAAAAGATAAATCAAGTCTAGTGATTGTTAAGTATTGAAGTGTGTTAACCACCGATCTATACAGTGTTGGGTCTACAAATTTTTCTGATCTTGAGGACAAAACTTGCAAAGAGGACAAAACTTGAGTTTCATATAGTATTGAGATGACATGATTTGCCTAATATATGAGCATAAGTAGTTATTTAATTTAGAGAAGTAGTATAAAACATGTTCAGAATTCtatcattttaaaattatatttatttttatatttttaacctttaaaaaagataaaataattttttttttcaacagcATTTTTTAATTTCACATGTTAAGAATTAATCTGTAGcgaatttaagtttttttaagaGATTGTTATTGGTCAATAGGTTATTATATATACAAAGTGAAATTTAAACTCTTaatacttatttaatttaaacaGATGAGTAAGCTGATTACTTGACTAAccaaaattgattaaaaataaaatattttaaataactaaaatacctgtttggattaaataaatatttttatatgtcacaaaattatattttttaaaaatctaagtTGATTGAAGGAGAcactataaataattatatatcttcttctttttattttaaaataattatatctctaacacgCCTCTTTAAATAAGAGTCTCTTTTtagatttatttgtttatttttttcataagccttatttttttatgctattatttttttcttttaagatttaCAAAAGAtcgaattttagattttttagacaTAAAACTCTAATATCATgtcatgaaatttttttttttttaatttaagcttAAGAGAAAATAATATGAATGtttatatttctaatattatatataaaaataatattttcttaaatttaaatggtaggacaaaaataatatcaaaatctATTTGTTATTAAGGCCTATATAATATAGTCATCTACCGCATATAGAACTTCTAAGTTCTAAACACaataaaggaaataaagaaaagtagaaTGTAAGATTTCCCCCAAAACATTGACATGGATAAGTATTGCTGTGTGAACACCAGGCATACTAATAGTCTTGGTACTTTCCCACTATCATAAGATTGACATCAATTAATGCCATCAAAGTAGACAACAATCATAAAATTGACATCAGTGTGATCAAAGTAGATAAGAATGTTCCAACAAATTATCTTTCCTTTTTGTTATATAGAAATAtacatttcttttatttggttgtgaccctttttcttttatcttatttattaacGCGAGATAATTATGTATCAGAGAATACAccaaatatgatataataatttattattattgctgaATGTACATGAAGCGGGACAAAAGATCACAATAATAGAGTTAGTAGAAacatttttaaaatgttattcaTGAGTGCCTTTGTGATCGgttgttattttaatttgttgGTCTTGGTCCCCATTGTGAATTTCATATAGGATAAATGAAATGCTGAAACCAATGGAATAATTAAGGAAGTAATTAACTATCGTTTTGTATATTGTTGTATGTATAGagactaatatatattaaaagtttcTTTCATTATAATAATAAGTGTGTTAAAGacatgttaattaattttttgtatgcttGCAAAATTCCTAATTATTATGTTTGAGTTCTCTCTCTAAGTATtgtgataatataaaaaattagatgtcATTATTGTAGCTTATCAAGTCAAGCATGTTAGACTTCACTTGATCTTGGTGTCATGAAACTACTCGATCATTCCAAAAACTTAAGCTAATAAGAGAAGGTaatactaatggttatatctttaACATTTTCCTTCAAGCAAGAGTTTCTTTCTTTGGATTtacttgattttctttttttttcacttgatTTTTTGGACATAGAGTTCTGATACCATGTCATAAAATCACTCATCACAAAAACTTAACCTAAtagaaaaaggtaacactaatagttatatctctaacactTGGCATTCTTTTGCAATAAAAATAATGCTGAGTCAAGTTTTGGATATTAGTTTTGTGATGTTAAacataattgatattttttattataacaatttttttttatgatcattATAGGTACTATTTAAAAGGCAATCAAAGATCATAATTAGCAACTTATAATTTGtgcaaaatagaaaataattaaattctaCACTCCAAAGATCATATTATACTACAAGAAGAAGCTGCTGCATTTGTGAtcaattatatgtaaaaaaagaTTTCCTCATCAATGCCAAACAGCTATAAACAAGAATTGTTCAACGACcaactcaataaaaaaataataataattcctacaattaaagaagagattaaattacTATATATGAAAGAATAATCGTCTAAGAATTTATATTGAGAAATACAATTTTcgctaattttattcttttttttgtcattaaatataGTTTTATTTTTGTCTAGATAAAGATGATATTGAGAGATACACAAAAGGCAAAGAGAATTAAtcatacaaaaattattttattcttttatttgagtgattgattttgaaaa contains:
- the LOC112728394 gene encoding protein DETOXIFICATION 53-like; this encodes MRGRESGNEAASNNGLLSFIHGLLCHFHNHLIALLPNLSLSEVKEELQSIIKISFPIIMTSLMIYSRSVISMLFLGHQGKVELAGGSLALGFANITANSVLKGLTMGMDPICCQAYGAKRYSLLNQTFLRVTCLLLVVSIPISILWLNMGPVLQMLGQDPQVTKVAQVFMLFSIPELLAQAHLNPLRTFLRTQGLATPITVVASCAAVLHLPINYFLAIHLNLGVKGIALATGLNSINMILGLLSYLFFSKKPLKPWQGTSFFSIFHGWKPLLSLALPSCVSVCLEWWWYEIMLFLCGLLRNPQATVATMGILIQTLGFLYVFPFSLSIALTTRIGHSLGASEPTKARRSAIIGFIIALTFGVIAFIFLMFVRRNLGKVFTNETQIIDMVTSVLPILGLCEICNWSQTVSCGILSGTARPYLGARINLCAFYLIGLPVAIFATFIYKYELLGLWFGMLVAQISCLSMMIYTLVKTDWGDQTKRAVELSQVITTQDKSVNDEERGLISSHP